The following are encoded in a window of Candidatus Cloacimonadota bacterium genomic DNA:
- a CDS encoding tetratricopeptide repeat protein: MSDRDVQNLLHRAEALMKTNWIHAVQLLIQAAEENPQDPRPLIALGDYYQRRQLYDKAVKSYQSALKLKPGDNQLKLIIGNTFFAQGEYQLAIVYYDQITDPHSDVRFNKALALAYLGRNRESIEIMKNLMSVIDNNPFIYFLLIEQLLRVEDYEAAQRYIARAEAKIGHHRHLLLLKGLTYARFQNWLLALNAFREYDRSGALIQTEHVLIYAECAVKCGAPALAIPPLERAIERNPYSMGLYEEIIRLLIQQKHTDKARHYMNEAKRFFPLLSPLLQLLQSRLGKLGG, encoded by the coding sequence ATGTCCGACCGTGACGTACAAAACCTGCTCCATCGCGCTGAAGCGCTGATGAAAACTAACTGGATTCACGCGGTGCAGTTGCTGATCCAGGCGGCGGAGGAAAATCCCCAGGATCCCCGTCCCTTGATCGCTTTGGGTGATTATTACCAGCGACGCCAGCTTTACGATAAAGCCGTGAAGAGCTATCAATCCGCTTTGAAACTGAAACCTGGCGACAATCAGCTAAAGCTGATAATTGGCAATACCTTTTTCGCCCAGGGCGAGTATCAGCTGGCGATCGTATATTACGACCAGATTACTGATCCGCACTCGGATGTGCGCTTCAACAAAGCCCTGGCGCTTGCCTATCTGGGCCGAAACCGCGAAAGCATCGAGATCATGAAGAACCTGATGTCGGTGATAGACAACAATCCCTTCATCTATTTCCTGCTGATCGAACAGTTGCTGCGGGTGGAGGATTACGAAGCTGCGCAGCGCTACATAGCCCGGGCGGAAGCCAAAATCGGCCACCACCGCCATCTGCTGCTGCTCAAGGGACTCACTTACGCCCGTTTCCAAAACTGGCTGCTGGCGCTGAACGCCTTTCGGGAATATGACCGTAGCGGCGCGCTGATCCAAACTGAGCATGTTTTGATTTATGCCGAATGCGCCGTGAAATGCGGCGCTCCGGCTTTGGCCATACCGCCTCTGGAACGAGCCATTGAACGCAATCCCTATTCGATGGGGCTCTACGAAGAGATCATCCGCCTGCTTATACAGCAGAAACATACAGATAAAGCCCGTCATTACATGAATGAGGCCAAACGCTTTTTCCCCCTGCTGAGTCCGCTGCTGCAGCTGCTGCAATCGCGCCTGGGCAAATTGGGAGGCTGA
- the manA gene encoding mannose-6-phosphate isomerase, class I yields the protein MGLHKLINPLKNYAWGSPDFIPRLLGKDPDPALPVAEMWMGAHPTGSSSLRTMEGGISLRDYIDTDPGRILGRGVVLAEGRLPFLLKVLAVERPLSIQAHPSEAQAKLGWQRENSLSLEPDSPLRNYRDPRAKPELLCALTEFIALCGFRAYREVAENLSKAGLGACLKSYAPFAKHQNRNWFQRLILELLSLRENRLEDALTALKSSLREDSGLDPDIRDCCMLLLEYYPKDAGVFAPLYLNLFTLQPGEALFLATGVPHAYLRGAGIEIMGNSDNVLRGGLTQKHVDVEELARVLDFEPYSGGVVTLQADGPFSGSYPSPVQEFELRRIDLGGGWGQGYDVGRAPLIVFCADGSAILESRTSRLELVKGEAAFVSADVESLHFAGDGTLWLATLPAQN from the coding sequence ATGGGACTGCACAAGCTTATCAATCCGCTTAAAAACTACGCTTGGGGCTCGCCGGACTTCATACCTCGCCTGCTTGGCAAAGACCCGGACCCAGCGCTGCCGGTGGCGGAAATGTGGATGGGAGCACATCCCACGGGTTCATCCAGTTTGCGCACAATGGAGGGGGGAATCAGCTTGCGGGATTACATTGACACTGATCCCGGCAGGATTTTGGGGCGGGGAGTGGTGCTTGCTGAGGGGCGGCTTCCATTTTTGCTGAAAGTTCTGGCTGTGGAGCGCCCTCTTTCCATCCAGGCACATCCTTCCGAGGCACAGGCCAAGCTGGGCTGGCAGCGGGAAAACAGCCTTTCCCTGGAGCCGGATTCACCCCTGCGCAATTACCGGGATCCACGTGCCAAACCTGAACTGCTCTGCGCTCTTACGGAGTTTATTGCCCTCTGTGGTTTCCGTGCCTATCGCGAGGTGGCGGAAAACCTGAGCAAGGCGGGCCTGGGCGCTTGCCTGAAAAGCTATGCGCCATTTGCCAAACATCAGAACAGGAACTGGTTCCAGCGCCTGATCCTGGAGCTTTTGAGCTTGCGTGAAAACAGGCTGGAAGATGCGTTGACGGCGCTGAAAAGCTCTTTGCGCGAAGATTCCGGTCTCGATCCAGACATCCGGGACTGCTGTATGCTGTTGCTGGAATATTATCCCAAGGATGCCGGGGTTTTTGCTCCGCTGTATCTGAACCTGTTCACCTTGCAACCCGGCGAAGCGCTGTTCCTGGCTACCGGGGTACCTCATGCCTATCTGCGTGGCGCTGGCATCGAGATCATGGGAAATTCGGACAATGTGCTGCGTGGCGGCCTCACCCAAAAACACGTTGATGTGGAGGAACTGGCCCGCGTTCTGGATTTTGAGCCCTATTCCGGTGGCGTGGTTACCCTGCAAGCCGATGGACCTTTTTCAGGCAGCTATCCCAGCCCGGTGCAGGAGTTTGAACTTAGGAGAATTGATCTTGGCGGCGGCTGGGGCCAGGGCTACGATGTGGGGCGGGCACCGCTAATCGTTTTCTGCGCGGATGGTTCAGCTATACTGGAGAGTCGAACTAGTAGACTGGAATTAGTCAAAGGCGAAGCGGCCTTTGTTTCTGCAGATGTAGAGAGTCTGCATTTCGCTGGAGACGGCACGCTTTGGCTGGCCACACTGCCAGCTCAGAACTGA